The following are encoded together in the Lagopus muta isolate bLagMut1 chromosome Z, bLagMut1 primary, whole genome shotgun sequence genome:
- the HSDL2 gene encoding hydroxysteroid dehydrogenase-like protein 2: MLPNTGKLAGCTLFITGASRGIGKAIALKAARDGANIVIAAKTAEPHPKLPGTIYTAAQEIEAAGGRALPCIVNVRQEEQIISAVEEAVKTFGGIDILVNNASAISLTGTLETETKKVNLMMDVNVRGTYLTSKACLPHLRKSKNPHILNLSPPLNMKPMWFKNHCAYTISKYGMSMCVLGMAEEFKGEVAVNALWPKTVIHTAATDMLGGAGIEKQCRKTDIMADAAYCILTKPKSFTGNFIIDEVLLREEGVKDFDVYAVAPGHPLTPDFFLDAEIDMTATESESHGASQASDGAKVNAESASAGPVAETFRVIQGELNKEIVKSTQGVFQFELSGDEGGTWYLDLKTSSGSAGFGKPPAAADVVMSMSSGDFVKMFTGKLKPTMAFMSGKLRIKGNMALAIKLEKMLTQFNAKL; encoded by the exons ATGCTGCCCAACACTGG GAAACTAGCAGGCTGCACGCTCTTCATCACTGGCGCGAGCCGGGGAATTGGCAAAGCCATAGCCCTGAAGgctgccagggatggtgcaAACATTGTGATTGCTGCCAAGACAGCTGAGCCCCATCCTAAACTTCCTGGAACTATCTACACAGCTGCACAAGAGA TTgaagcagctggaggaagggCACTGCCATGCATTGTCAATGTCAGGCAAGAAGAGCAAATAATTAGCGCCGTGGAGGAAGCTGTGAAGACGTTTGGAG GGATTGATATTCTGGTGAACAATGCGAGCGCCATCTCTTTGACCGGCACTTTGGAAACAGAAACCAAGAAGGTCAATCTTATGATGGATGTCAATGTACGAGGAACCTACCTGAC GTCTAAAGCGTGCCTTCCCCACTTACGGAAGAGTAAGAACCCCCATATTCTGAACCTCAGCCCGCCTTTGAATATGAAACCCATGTGGTTCAAAAATCACTGTG CCTACACAATTTCTAAATATGGCATGTCCATGTGTGTCTTGGGAATGGCAGAAGAATTTAAAGGAGAAGTTGCTGTCAATGCTTTATGGCCTAAAACAG TCATACATACAGCTGCTACGGATATGCTGGGAGGAGCCGGAATAgagaagcagtgcagaaaaactGACATAATGGCAGATGCTGCATATTGCATTTTAACAAAGCCAAAAAGTTTCACTGGAAACTTCATTATTGATGAAGTTCTACTGAGAGAAGAAGGTGTTAAGGATTTTGATGTCTATGCAGTTGCACCAG GTCACCCCCTGACTCCTGACTTCTTCTTGGATGCTGAAATTGACATGACAGCCACAGAATCAGAAAGCCATG GTGCTTCGCAGGCATCGGATGGAGCCAAGGTTAATGCAGAATCTGCTTCAGCTGGCCCTGTTGCAGAAACATTCAGAGTTATTCAGGGAGAACTCAATAAAGAAATAGTGAAATCCACCCAGGGCGTCTTTCAGTTTGAACTGTCAG GTGATGAAGGAGGCACTTGGTACCTTGACCTGAAAACCAGCAGTGGGAGTGCTGGGTTTGGGaagcctcctgcagcagctgacgTTGTGATGAGCATGTCGAGTGGTGACTTTGTGAAGATGTTCACTG GTAAACTAAAGCCAACCATGGCCTTCATGTCAGGAAAATTAAGGATTAAAGGTAACATGGCACTAGCAATAAAGCTAGAGAAGATGCTGACACAGTTTAATGCTAAACTGTGA
- the LOC125687372 gene encoding uncharacterized protein LOC125687372 — MSPRTNPSFTERRRSRPAERGQGSARDAHSQALVNCNPDLGGESPRLLEQRRPRSGQKRRAAAAPRSFYCQHCMPAAGPPAGTQAVEAAGPRPRKRRRTARSRRQVGAATTRPARAGSRRPAGQSLPPRSGGRSPGGFFVSQLLFAASPFVGDGSARGPARWEPPRHPGARERRAPGAALPFHASPVAVSVQQEVRVMAPEWEPCEAPRRQRSARGSGWVEAGCWLSICGSGCVEGGSWLRGCGGGDRWAP, encoded by the exons atgtctccaaggacaaaTCCCAGTTTCACTGAGCGAAGACGCTCCCGCCCTGCGGAAAGGGGTCAAGGATCAGCTCGTGATGCTCATTCCCAG GCCCTCGTCAACTGCAACCCAGACCTTGGGGGAGAGAGCCCTCGGCTCCTCGAGCAGCGCAGGCCGAGATCTGGCCAGAAGAGGAGAGCCGCGGCCGCTCCCCGCTCTTTTTactgccagcactgcatgcCGGCAGCGGGTCCGCCAGCCGGCACCCAGGCGGTGGAGGCCGCGGGGCCCCGGCCACGCAAGCGCCGAAGGACGGCCCGCAGCCGACGCCAGGTCGGAGCCGCGACCACGCGGCCAGCGCGTGCCGGAAGCAGGCGGCCCGCGGGCCAGTCCCTGCCGCCACGGAGCGGCGGCCGGAGCCCTGGTGGCTTCTTTGTGTCTCAGCTCTTGTTCGCCGCTTCGCCCTTCGTGGGAGACGGCTCGGCACGCGGCCCAGCGCGGTGGGAACCTCCCCGGCACCCGGGAGCGCGAGAGCGGCGGGCTCCTGGGGCCGCCCTGCCTTTCCACGCCTCGCCCGTCGCGGTGAGCGTGCAGCAAGAAGTCAGGGTGATGGCACCGGAGTGGGAGCCCTGCGAAGCCCCGCGGCGCCAGCGTAGTGCCCGCGGCTCCGGCTGGGTGgaagcaggctgctggctgagcaTCTGCGGCTCCGGCTGTGTGGAGGGAGGCAGCTGGCTGCGCGGCTGCGGTGGAGGTGACCGATGGGCGCCCTAG